The proteins below come from a single Thermotoga sp. KOL6 genomic window:
- a CDS encoding alpha-amylase family glycosyl hydrolase produces the protein MRKILYVVSIFIILAFISSCVGPVNDLFQGDSGDHQSFQTSSVSYPKYPVVYQIFIRSFFDSNGDGVGDINGITEKADYLKELGVDAVWLMPFNESISYHGYDVVNYYEVENDYGNLEDLVEMIQTLHSKGIKVIMDLVINHTSDQHPWFLDAIENTTSSKYWNYYIMTLEDRTGWDHWHWKVNSKGQKVWYFGLFGPSMPDLNHNNPDVKEEIKKIADFWISKGINGFRIDAAKHIFGWSWDDGIHESANYLEWFEDYVLSKKPDAIIVGEVYDGNASTLSVFTIPVFNFALMFGIRNHPEGIDGMIIDNWVENSFLFLENHDLVRMFSHLQEYYEKFSEEDYPFIKKRLAFWYALLFTLEGSPTIYYGGEIGTRGFKWHGPVYDEPVREPMQWYASGDGPGQTSWTKEVYQNAGVTFGNASEDSCVYDDPFDGFSVEEQEKDPKSLLSFVKFMLDFRHTHDALMNGEQRIFKDWKNLIAFYRITSFEKLLIVANPDPYWSNSFFFEGNMDLILEVDFENFTWSEKMESYSKGQNFEVPPMKLYVFKSE, from the coding sequence TTGCGGAAAATCCTCTACGTCGTTTCGATTTTCATCATTTTGGCTTTCATCTCCTCCTGTGTTGGGCCAGTAAACGACTTATTCCAAGGAGATTCAGGAGACCACCAATCATTTCAGACAAGTTCTGTTTCGTATCCCAAGTACCCTGTTGTGTATCAAATATTCATAAGATCGTTCTTTGACAGCAACGGTGACGGTGTTGGAGATATAAATGGTATCACTGAGAAGGCTGATTATTTGAAAGAGCTGGGAGTAGATGCTGTTTGGCTTATGCCTTTCAACGAGTCGATTTCATATCACGGTTACGATGTTGTCAACTATTACGAAGTGGAGAACGACTATGGTAACCTTGAAGATCTCGTAGAGATGATACAAACCCTTCATTCAAAAGGGATAAAAGTCATCATGGATCTCGTTATAAATCACACGTCGGATCAGCACCCTTGGTTCCTCGATGCGATAGAGAACACCACATCTTCTAAGTATTGGAATTACTACATAATGACTCTGGAAGATAGAACTGGGTGGGACCATTGGCATTGGAAAGTAAACAGTAAAGGACAAAAAGTGTGGTATTTTGGATTGTTCGGCCCATCGATGCCAGATTTGAATCATAATAATCCAGATGTTAAAGAGGAAATCAAAAAAATCGCCGATTTTTGGATCTCCAAGGGAATAAATGGTTTCAGAATAGACGCAGCAAAGCACATATTCGGATGGTCTTGGGACGATGGAATCCATGAATCGGCAAATTATCTGGAATGGTTTGAAGACTACGTTCTATCCAAGAAACCTGATGCCATAATAGTCGGAGAGGTATACGATGGGAATGCTTCCACTTTGTCTGTTTTCACAATTCCTGTATTCAATTTTGCCCTCATGTTTGGAATAAGAAACCATCCTGAAGGTATCGATGGAATGATTATCGATAACTGGGTAGAGAATTCCTTCCTTTTTCTGGAAAATCATGATTTGGTCAGAATGTTTTCGCACTTACAAGAATACTATGAAAAGTTTTCTGAAGAAGATTATCCGTTCATTAAAAAACGTCTCGCGTTTTGGTACGCTTTGTTGTTTACGCTCGAAGGATCTCCAACCATCTATTACGGTGGAGAAATTGGAACAAGAGGTTTTAAATGGCATGGACCAGTTTATGATGAGCCAGTTAGAGAGCCTATGCAGTGGTACGCATCGGGTGACGGGCCGGGACAAACAAGCTGGACGAAAGAGGTTTATCAAAACGCGGGTGTGACTTTTGGAAATGCAAGTGAAGACAGTTGCGTGTACGACGATCCGTTCGATGGGTTTTCTGTTGAAGAACAAGAGAAGGATCCAAAGAGTTTGCTGAGTTTCGTTAAGTTCATGCTGGATTTCAGACATACTCACGATGCTCTCATGAACGGAGAACAGCGAATTTTTAAAGATTGGAAAAATTTAATAGCTTTCTACAGAATCACTTCTTTTGAAAAGCTCTTGATAGTTGCAAATCCCGATCCTTATTGGTCCAATTCCTTCTTTTTTGAGGGGAACATGGATTTGATTCTAGAAGTGGATTTCGAAAATTTCACATGGTCGGAGAAAATGGAAAGCTACTCCAAAGGGCAGAATTTTGAAGTACCACCTATGAAGCTTTACGTATTCAAAAGCGAGTGA
- the malE gene encoding maltose/maltodextrin ABC transporter substrate-binding protein MalE, with translation MRKFLVLMLVVVSVLMLAQVKLTIWCSEKQVDILQKLGEEFKAKYGVPVEVQYVDFGSIKSKFLTAAPQGQGADIIVGAHDWVGELAVNGLIEPIPNFSDLKYFYDTALNAFTYNGKLYGLPYAMEAVALIYNKDYVQEPPKTMEELITLAKQIDEEFGGEVRGFIYDVANFYFSAPFIFGYGGYVFKATEQGLDVTDIGLANEGAIKGAKLIKRMIDEGILTPGDNYGTMDSMFKEGLAAMIINGPWAIKDYKDNGINYGVAPIPELEPGVPAKPFVGVQGFMINAKSPNKLIAIEFLTNFIAKKDTMYKLYLADPRLPSRKDVLELVKDNPDVVAFTQSAAMGIPMPNVPEMGPVWAAMGDALSIIINGQATVEEALKEAVEKIKAQIEK, from the coding sequence GTGAGGAAATTTTTGGTTTTGATGTTGGTTGTGGTTTCTGTTTTGATGTTAGCTCAAGTTAAACTCACTATTTGGTGTTCTGAGAAACAGGTCGATATTCTTCAGAAGCTCGGCGAAGAATTCAAAGCTAAATACGGAGTCCCAGTGGAAGTACAGTATGTTGACTTCGGAAGTATAAAGTCCAAGTTCTTAACAGCTGCTCCCCAAGGTCAAGGTGCAGACATCATCGTTGGAGCTCACGACTGGGTTGGAGAACTTGCTGTCAACGGTTTGATTGAACCCATTCCAAATTTCAGTGATTTGAAATATTTCTACGACACCGCTCTCAATGCTTTCACCTACAACGGTAAACTCTACGGATTACCCTATGCTATGGAAGCTGTGGCCCTCATCTATAACAAGGACTATGTTCAAGAACCTCCGAAAACCATGGAAGAACTCATAACACTAGCCAAACAAATCGATGAGGAATTCGGAGGAGAAGTTAGGGGATTCATTTACGATGTGGCAAATTTCTACTTCTCTGCACCTTTCATATTCGGTTACGGCGGATACGTTTTCAAAGCTACTGAACAAGGTCTCGACGTAACAGATATTGGACTTGCAAATGAAGGTGCTATCAAGGGTGCCAAACTCATCAAGAGAATGATAGACGAAGGAATTCTCACACCTGGCGATAACTACGGTACCATGGATTCAATGTTCAAAGAAGGGCTTGCTGCAATGATCATAAACGGTCCTTGGGCTATAAAAGATTACAAAGATAATGGTATAAACTATGGAGTCGCTCCGATACCAGAACTCGAACCAGGCGTTCCTGCCAAACCTTTTGTGGGTGTCCAAGGTTTCATGATCAACGCAAAATCACCTAACAAGTTGATAGCCATCGAATTCCTCACAAATTTCATCGCTAAGAAGGATACCATGTACAAACTCTACCTTGCGGATCCAAGACTTCCTTCTAGAAAAGACGTTCTTGAACTCGTAAAGGACAATCCAGACGTTGTGGCGTTCACACAGAGTGCCGCTATGGGAATACCGATGCCGAACGTGCCAGAGATGGGTCCCGTTTGGGCTGCTATGGGTGACGCACTCAGCATCATAATAAACGGCCAGGCTACCGTTGAGGAAGCTCTGAAAGAAGCAGTCGAAAAGATTAAGGCACAAATAGAAAAGTAA
- a CDS encoding DUF4896 domain-containing protein: MKGVLKAFLILFLAVFNAGMVWSGVFLFQNAYYELGIVLLTLLVLIDFFIFNPKAYPYRYTIPALILLFILVLYPIYFTVKIAFTNYGTGHLMTKQEAVERLLFDPNFTYVPKGVQPIPYRVFAVFDGLKPTEDFLILFEIDGALYLSEKPVVTKKSGKEVLLRESTLHRIEDGTVQLDSKTYEIVPWPSYFENIDAITANGKTYKLLYSPDDASLKRYEPFFKVNIAQKYLNRAELWYGDQTLMMRISESGKWYFYPVKRLYSLSLEESFENGKVTTKLVVKNNLTGRNLVEREGAFYDYDENGRETFVVGYMDYIGLKNFARIFTDPKISGPFFKVFVWTFTWAALSVLFTFAIGLSLALVLNDKSLLGKNVYRTLLIIPWAVPAFISVLVWRNGMFNETYGILNRFVLPLLGLDPIKWFNDPFWAKVAVLTVNTWLGFPYMMAVSLGALQSIPEELYEAAAIDGAGKWRRFWTITFPLLMTTVAPLLVGSFAFNFNNFVNIYLLTGGGPAMAGATTPVGHTDILISYVYKLAFEGGRGQDFGFASAISIIIFFLVGGISFVNFKLSGSFEEVSE, translated from the coding sequence GTGAAAGGAGTTTTAAAAGCATTTCTAATATTATTTCTAGCAGTTTTCAACGCAGGCATGGTGTGGTCTGGTGTTTTTTTGTTTCAAAATGCCTATTATGAACTGGGAATCGTTCTTTTGACTCTCCTTGTGTTGATAGATTTCTTCATTTTCAATCCCAAGGCTTATCCCTATAGATACACTATTCCTGCGTTGATACTGCTCTTTATCCTCGTTCTTTATCCCATCTACTTCACAGTGAAGATAGCTTTTACAAACTATGGAACGGGTCACTTGATGACCAAACAAGAAGCAGTCGAAAGACTCCTTTTCGATCCGAACTTCACGTACGTTCCAAAAGGCGTTCAACCTATTCCTTACAGGGTTTTTGCCGTGTTCGATGGCTTAAAGCCAACGGAAGATTTTCTCATTCTATTCGAAATCGATGGGGCACTTTATCTATCTGAAAAACCCGTTGTGACAAAGAAAAGCGGAAAGGAAGTTCTTTTGAGAGAATCCACTCTTCATCGAATAGAAGACGGCACCGTTCAGCTTGATAGTAAAACGTACGAGATCGTTCCGTGGCCTTCATATTTCGAAAATATAGACGCGATAACTGCAAATGGAAAAACTTACAAACTCCTCTACTCTCCCGATGATGCATCCTTGAAAAGATACGAACCGTTCTTTAAAGTAAACATCGCACAGAAATATTTGAACAGGGCAGAACTTTGGTATGGAGATCAAACCCTTATGATGAGAATAAGTGAAAGCGGTAAATGGTATTTTTATCCTGTGAAAAGACTCTATTCACTATCTTTAGAGGAGTCTTTTGAAAATGGAAAAGTAACCACAAAACTCGTTGTCAAAAACAATCTCACCGGAAGAAATCTCGTCGAAAGGGAAGGTGCTTTCTACGACTACGACGAAAATGGACGGGAAACTTTCGTCGTTGGATACATGGATTACATAGGCTTAAAAAATTTTGCCAGAATATTCACCGATCCCAAAATTTCTGGACCTTTCTTCAAAGTTTTCGTGTGGACTTTCACCTGGGCTGCTTTGAGCGTCTTGTTCACCTTCGCGATCGGCTTGTCTCTTGCTTTGGTGTTGAACGATAAAAGCCTTTTGGGTAAAAACGTTTACAGAACGCTATTGATTATTCCCTGGGCTGTACCTGCTTTTATCTCCGTTCTAGTTTGGAGGAACGGTATGTTCAACGAAACTTATGGTATCCTGAATCGTTTCGTTTTGCCACTCCTGGGTCTCGATCCTATAAAATGGTTCAACGATCCTTTCTGGGCGAAAGTGGCCGTTCTCACTGTGAACACATGGCTTGGTTTCCCTTACATGATGGCAGTATCACTCGGAGCTCTTCAGAGTATCCCAGAGGAGTTATACGAAGCTGCAGCAATAGACGGCGCCGGAAAATGGAGAAGATTTTGGACAATAACGTTTCCCCTTCTGATGACCACCGTGGCACCCCTTCTTGTTGGAAGTTTTGCTTTCAATTTCAACAACTTTGTTAACATATACCTTCTCACAGGTGGAGGACCGGCTATGGCAGGTGCCACAACACCAGTAGGTCACACCGACATTCTCATCTCCTACGTTTATAAACTTGCCTTCGAAGGTGGAAGAGGACAGGACTTCGGATTTGCCAGTGCGATATCCATCATCATATTCTTCCTCGTCGGTGGAATAAGTTTTGTAAACTTCAAACTCTCTGGATCATTTGAAGAGGTGAGTGAATGA
- a CDS encoding sugar ABC transporter permease gives MMVRKKSRWLTHVLLVILIIVVLFPIVWVVSTSFRRDEAAFSPKLFSSRLTLQHYKDLIAPEKNLPVLVQEMQSLVSRAEPFNKVSREKAEELIEDRIKKFENYLNETEELIQDSYDAYSKISNALSERIEDVKLHISSVLEKIEDTTKKELEKSPIPETRNLSIAIYEKLNGKSIRTTEYRALKDDLERLVGYPVDDTSSFKEALFDLELIYNREIGLLKDDLKKLEGEISTLQSELSKFERQKLEVEEEIIERQKILNVLKPDVESVVSILKDLERMLQKIQESEVESTFSYDDATLRNSLSTLIPKLKAIYTKISGYSDLEELSFKIEEMTNLLERMAKLLENDENLTKKVLYKNFVQSFGEVVPTVEGIIEKLDDGIEEFINKAKKLKSLNNEIVFLKAKIEGLQKKVRLMEEALSEKEQMVSQAKRYVDLKVFVLSLEEKKDTLESIKSFNNATQIKLLSVYKVPKGFVSYYISEHGNDDFIGKIREMTKKLSWVEDYREFSRRMETGYKNALKVLEDSRKVLNDFKNGYSELLNLSFKGVFVSSEHLQMLYDLVKMDFVQKVLTNTAVASRKAGTLMDTFPLKELKDDFKKIDGNLYRIAQMWEQKTKHYFLRWVMNSVIVAGLVSLITTTVCALAAYPFSRMRFWGRQYGIMALLLIQMFPAIMYMVAIYGLLKLIGQFLPFLGLDSLGGLIFAYLGNIAYNMYLIKGFYDTIPSSLEEAAMIDGATRFQTFYKIVVPLALPILTVIVILTFIGTFNEFVLARIILQDVKNYTYALGLWTFSTGAYETEWGLFTAAALLGMTPMVILFLSLQKYIVGGLTKGSVKG, from the coding sequence ATGATGGTGCGAAAGAAGAGTAGATGGCTAACCCATGTTCTACTGGTAATCTTGATAATCGTCGTTCTTTTCCCAATCGTATGGGTTGTTTCCACTTCGTTCAGAAGGGACGAAGCTGCTTTCTCACCAAAACTCTTTTCTTCGCGTCTTACACTTCAACACTACAAAGATTTGATCGCTCCGGAGAAGAATTTGCCCGTTCTCGTTCAAGAAATGCAAAGTCTCGTTTCCAGGGCAGAACCGTTCAACAAAGTCTCGAGAGAAAAAGCAGAAGAACTGATAGAAGATAGAATAAAAAAATTCGAAAACTACCTTAACGAAACGGAAGAACTCATACAAGACTCTTACGATGCGTATTCCAAAATATCAAATGCGCTCTCTGAAAGAATAGAGGATGTTAAGTTACATATATCCAGCGTTTTAGAAAAAATAGAGGATACCACCAAAAAAGAATTGGAAAAATCTCCAATACCCGAAACTAGGAATCTCTCTATCGCTATTTATGAGAAACTCAACGGCAAAAGCATTCGGACTACGGAATACCGAGCTTTGAAAGATGATCTGGAAAGACTGGTAGGTTATCCGGTTGATGATACCTCTAGCTTCAAGGAGGCTTTGTTTGATCTCGAACTCATTTACAACAGAGAAATTGGATTACTCAAGGATGACCTGAAAAAACTAGAAGGAGAGATTTCCACCCTTCAAAGCGAGTTGTCCAAATTCGAAAGGCAAAAACTCGAGGTTGAGGAAGAAATCATTGAAAGGCAAAAGATCCTGAACGTGTTGAAGCCCGATGTAGAATCCGTTGTCAGTATTCTAAAGGACCTCGAAAGAATGCTCCAAAAAATTCAAGAAAGCGAAGTAGAATCAACTTTCTCATACGATGACGCAACTTTGAGAAATTCCCTGTCAACTTTGATTCCAAAACTCAAAGCCATTTACACAAAAATTTCTGGCTATTCAGATTTAGAGGAACTTTCGTTCAAAATCGAAGAGATGACAAACCTTCTAGAAAGAATGGCAAAATTACTCGAGAACGATGAAAACCTAACAAAAAAAGTGCTTTACAAAAACTTCGTTCAGTCCTTCGGAGAAGTTGTACCCACTGTGGAAGGAATAATAGAAAAGTTGGATGATGGAATAGAGGAATTTATCAACAAAGCGAAGAAACTCAAAAGCTTAAACAACGAAATCGTTTTTTTGAAAGCCAAAATCGAAGGTTTGCAGAAAAAAGTTAGATTAATGGAGGAAGCTCTCTCTGAGAAAGAACAAATGGTGTCTCAAGCAAAACGATATGTAGATTTAAAAGTTTTTGTGCTCTCTTTAGAGGAAAAGAAGGACACCCTTGAGAGTATAAAATCTTTCAACAACGCAACTCAGATAAAACTTCTTTCTGTGTACAAAGTACCTAAAGGGTTTGTAAGCTATTATATTTCCGAGCATGGAAACGATGACTTCATAGGGAAAATAAGAGAGATGACCAAGAAACTCTCCTGGGTAGAAGATTATAGGGAATTCAGTCGAAGAATGGAAACGGGATACAAAAATGCACTGAAAGTTTTAGAAGATTCAAGAAAAGTGCTCAATGATTTCAAAAACGGTTATTCTGAGCTTTTAAACCTCTCGTTCAAAGGTGTGTTTGTCTCTTCCGAGCATCTTCAAATGTTGTACGATCTTGTGAAAATGGATTTTGTTCAGAAAGTTTTGACAAATACCGCTGTTGCTTCTAGGAAAGCGGGCACACTTATGGATACCTTTCCACTGAAAGAGTTGAAAGATGATTTCAAGAAAATAGATGGGAATCTTTATAGGATCGCTCAAATGTGGGAACAAAAGACGAAACACTATTTCTTGAGGTGGGTAATGAATTCGGTGATTGTGGCCGGCCTCGTTTCTCTAATCACAACCACTGTTTGTGCACTCGCAGCGTATCCGTTCAGTAGAATGAGGTTCTGGGGAAGACAGTATGGTATCATGGCGTTGCTTCTCATACAGATGTTCCCCGCAATAATGTACATGGTCGCTATATATGGACTTTTGAAACTCATAGGTCAGTTCTTGCCTTTCCTTGGGTTAGATTCTCTCGGTGGTTTGATTTTCGCTTATCTGGGTAATATAGCTTACAATATGTACCTCATAAAAGGCTTCTACGACACCATCCCTTCATCGCTTGAAGAGGCAGCAATGATCGATGGCGCAACTAGATTTCAAACCTTCTACAAAATCGTTGTTCCACTAGCCCTCCCAATACTTACGGTTATCGTGATATTAACTTTCATCGGCACCTTTAACGAATTCGTTCTTGCAAGAATAATCCTTCAAGATGTGAAAAATTATACCTACGCACTAGGACTGTGGACCTTCTCAACAGGTGCCTACGAAACAGAATGGGGACTTTTCACTGCTGCTGCACTTTTGGGAATGACACCTATGGTGATACTCTTCCTCTCACTCCAGAAGTACATCGTTGGTGGCCTGACAAAAGGATCGGTGAAAGGATGA
- the aglB gene encoding cyclomaltodextrinase, which produces MMYPIPSWVYDSVIYQIFPDRFFIGKGKTVEDKKDLYLNRGGTIEKWGVPPQKLPKAAHVRVFYGGDLWGIAEKIDYLEELGVNGVYLTPIFLSNTNHKYDTIDYFKIDPQFGGKRAFLYLVKVLHQRNMKLILDGVFNHIGSEHKWFKKAKRRDPEYVNRFFLYKDKHRSWFDVGSLPELNVEVEEVKEYILEVVQHYLELGIDGWRLDCGHDLGPTVNLWINMKVKEFSAEKYLVSEIWTYPEGWEMVDGLMNYNFRSLVLSYVNGETDSIGSKLKRVYESTKNIFGCWNMLDSHDTPRLATIVPDKDLRKLAVVLQFTYPGVPLVYYGTEIGLTGGEDPECRATMEWNREKWDLDLFEFYKKMIRLRRKDPGLRFGEFILLEEKPLAFLRKAPHPLQDTIVIVNPGCEKNVVLSIPDGKIMNATPLLDLFTGETFHVDGGVTKVHVPERSFRILKPVDLKVGKYRLYKRV; this is translated from the coding sequence ATGATGTATCCGATACCGAGCTGGGTCTACGATAGCGTAATTTACCAGATATTCCCGGATCGATTCTTCATAGGAAAGGGAAAAACAGTTGAAGACAAGAAAGATCTTTACCTGAATCGGGGAGGGACAATAGAAAAGTGGGGAGTTCCTCCCCAGAAACTTCCCAAGGCAGCTCATGTAAGAGTTTTCTATGGAGGAGATCTTTGGGGTATCGCAGAAAAAATAGATTATCTAGAAGAGCTTGGTGTCAACGGAGTATACCTGACACCCATTTTTCTCTCGAACACGAATCACAAGTACGATACCATTGATTATTTCAAGATAGACCCACAATTTGGTGGAAAGAGAGCTTTTCTATACCTCGTGAAGGTGCTACATCAAAGAAACATGAAACTCATACTCGATGGGGTTTTCAATCACATAGGAAGCGAACATAAGTGGTTCAAAAAAGCAAAAAGGAGAGATCCAGAATATGTGAACAGATTCTTCCTCTACAAAGACAAGCACAGATCTTGGTTTGATGTGGGGAGTCTTCCTGAACTCAATGTGGAAGTTGAAGAGGTGAAAGAATACATATTGGAAGTAGTTCAACACTACCTAGAGTTGGGTATAGACGGATGGAGACTGGATTGTGGTCATGATCTTGGGCCAACAGTGAATCTGTGGATAAACATGAAAGTCAAAGAATTCTCAGCAGAAAAATATCTGGTGAGCGAGATATGGACTTACCCCGAGGGATGGGAAATGGTCGATGGATTGATGAACTACAATTTCAGAAGTCTCGTTTTAAGCTATGTCAATGGAGAGACAGATTCTATAGGCTCAAAGCTCAAAAGAGTTTACGAAAGCACCAAAAACATCTTTGGATGCTGGAATATGCTCGACAGCCACGATACACCGCGACTCGCTACGATTGTTCCGGACAAAGATCTTAGAAAACTTGCCGTGGTTCTTCAATTCACTTACCCGGGAGTCCCTCTCGTTTATTATGGAACAGAAATAGGTCTTACTGGTGGAGAGGATCCCGAATGTCGCGCAACAATGGAATGGAACAGAGAAAAATGGGATCTAGATCTTTTTGAGTTTTACAAAAAGATGATCAGATTGAGAAGGAAAGATCCAGGTTTGAGATTCGGAGAGTTCATACTCCTCGAAGAAAAACCACTCGCCTTCCTGAGAAAAGCTCCTCACCCTCTTCAAGACACCATTGTGATCGTGAATCCGGGTTGCGAAAAAAATGTTGTTCTCTCCATTCCTGACGGGAAAATTATGAATGCCACACCTCTTTTAGATTTGTTCACAGGAGAAACATTCCACGTCGATGGTGGGGTCACAAAAGTTCATGTTCCGGAAAGATCTTTCAGAATACTGAAGCCCGTTGATCTAAAAGTGGGGAAATACAGACTCTACAAAAGGGTTTAA
- the aglA gene encoding alpha-glucosidase AglA gives MPAVKIGIIGAGSAVFSLRLVSDLCKTPGLSGSTVTLMDIDEERLDAVLILARKYVEEVGAELSFEKTTNLDDAIVDADFVINTAMVGGHTYLEKVRKISEKYGYYRGIDAQEFNMVSDYYTISNFNQLKYFVEIAKKIEKLSPKAWYIQAANPVFEGTTLVTRTVPIRAVGFCHGHYGVMEIIEKLGLNQEKVDWQVAGVNHGIWLNRFRYEGEDAYPLLDEWIEKESKNWKPDNPFNDQLSPVAIDMYRFYGIMPIGDTVRNASWRYHRDLETKKKWYGEPWGGADSEIGWKWYQDTLGRVTEVMKKVARFVKENPNISLTDLKDLLGDNLSEKQFVLEIEKILDPERKSGEQHIPFIDALLNDNKGRFVINIPNKGVISGIDDDVVVEIPAVVDKEGIHPEKIDPPLPERVVKYYLRPRIMRMEMALEAFLTGDIRIIKEILYRDPRTKNDEQVEKVLEEILSLPENTEMRKHYLKR, from the coding sequence ATGCCGGCGGTGAAAATCGGAATTATCGGAGCAGGAAGCGCTGTCTTTTCATTGAGACTTGTGAGTGACCTTTGTAAAACTCCCGGACTTTCAGGTAGTACCGTGACACTCATGGATATTGATGAAGAAAGGCTTGACGCTGTTTTAATACTCGCACGAAAGTACGTCGAAGAAGTAGGAGCAGAGTTAAGTTTCGAAAAAACCACGAATCTCGATGATGCAATAGTTGATGCAGATTTTGTGATAAACACCGCCATGGTTGGTGGCCATACGTACTTGGAAAAGGTCAGAAAGATAAGCGAAAAGTACGGCTACTACAGGGGAATAGATGCTCAGGAATTCAACATGGTTTCCGATTATTACACTATCTCAAACTTCAATCAACTCAAATACTTTGTTGAAATCGCTAAAAAGATAGAAAAACTCTCTCCAAAAGCTTGGTATATTCAAGCAGCGAATCCTGTTTTTGAAGGAACAACTTTGGTAACAAGAACCGTTCCTATAAGGGCGGTGGGCTTTTGTCATGGGCATTATGGAGTGATGGAAATAATAGAAAAGCTCGGCTTGAATCAAGAAAAAGTGGACTGGCAAGTTGCGGGTGTGAATCATGGCATTTGGTTGAACAGATTCAGATACGAAGGAGAAGACGCTTATCCTCTCCTTGATGAGTGGATAGAAAAGGAATCGAAAAATTGGAAACCCGACAATCCTTTCAACGACCAACTTTCTCCAGTTGCGATCGATATGTACAGGTTCTACGGTATCATGCCGATAGGTGATACGGTGAGAAACGCTTCCTGGAGATACCATAGAGATCTTGAAACCAAGAAAAAGTGGTATGGAGAACCTTGGGGTGGAGCAGACTCCGAAATAGGGTGGAAATGGTATCAAGATACACTTGGAAGGGTCACAGAAGTAATGAAGAAAGTGGCAAGATTTGTCAAGGAAAATCCAAATATCAGCCTTACTGATCTTAAAGACCTACTGGGTGATAACCTCTCTGAAAAGCAATTTGTGTTGGAGATCGAGAAGATACTAGATCCAGAAAGAAAAAGCGGAGAACAACACATTCCATTCATCGATGCTCTGCTCAACGACAACAAAGGAAGATTCGTGATCAACATACCTAACAAAGGGGTAATTTCTGGTATCGATGATGACGTTGTCGTAGAAATCCCCGCTGTCGTCGATAAAGAGGGAATACATCCGGAGAAAATCGATCCTCCTTTGCCAGAAAGAGTCGTGAAATACTATCTGCGACCAAGAATTATGAGGATGGAAATGGCGCTCGAAGCTTTTCTTACGGGTGATATAAGGATTATAAAAGAGATACTCTATCGAGACCCCAGAACGAAAAACGATGAGCAAGTGGAGAAAGTACTCGAAGAGATATTGTCTCTACCCGAAAACACGGAAATGAGGAAACATTATCTGAAAAGATAA